From Leptospira kirschneri serovar Cynopteri str. 3522 CT:
GATAAAAACCTTCCTAAATCATCCGTTTGAGTCTCCAATAAAAGCTTGGCCTTGTTATTTTCGATTTCGTACAGATAATAAAAATGATTTCCGTTTCTCGAACCTAAGACTTCCAACAGAGGATTTGTAAAACCGGGAAGACGCAACTGGCGCGCGGAATGTATTTCCGTAAACGTAATACTCTCCCGAGAATTCAAATTCTCCGAATCAAAAAAAAGAACATTCGAAATGATCTTATTTTTTTTATACCGAACAACTTTCAAAGTTTCCCAATAATCCTGCTCCGGAATGTCGCCTTGTTTCGGCGGCGAAGAACGTATTAAAATTGTAATGAATAAATCTGGAATATCCTTACAAAGAATGATTTTCGCGTCTTCGTATTCTTCGTTATCCGCCAAAAGGAGTTGTTTTAAACTCTTCGCCGCGATCGAAGTCCAGGAAATAGAGAAAAGAATCAGAGAAAAAAATAGGAACATATCGAAACAAACCGAGAAAGACCGTTTGAGAAACGTTTTGAAAACGGTCACTGGAAATTCTTCAATATTTGAAAGAGGCCGATAGAAGAATCGGATTCGTAAAACCGCTTTTGCATTTGTTATACTGAATTCCCTTTAGTATAAGCTACAATTACAACCAACCACTGATGAGAAACTATCCTTAAAACAGAGAAATAGAACCTAAAATTCAGACTTTCCCCGTTTGAAGATCCAATTTTCACTTCGTAATATGGGAACTCTCGTGCCTTTCCCTAAAAAAGCTATATAAAAATTACGATTTCTGTGAAGAGGATTCTTATATCGAACTCAAGTTAAAAATAGTCTTAGAGTTAAATAATAGAAAGCGAGATTGACGAAACTCGAAAATTTCTTATTCTAGCTTACAATGCCGACCGTTACACTGATATTTGTATCTATTTTTTTCGGCTCTTCGCTCGTAGCAAGTCCGACAACCAATACGGACCATACAAACTTAGAGAGAAGATTTTATTCTCATTCTATTCGTATAAAAATAGAATCTGCGAAGGTATCCACTTCTCGTGAAAAAATACAAAATTTAGTTCATCACTATAAGGGTTTTATCTTAAAAAGTACGAATTCGAATTTAAAATTTAAGATACCATTTGCCAGCCAAGATCATTTTTTAATCGAACTTAGAAATAACGAGCTGGTAGAAAAAACAGATGAAACGATCAACGATATTACCGATCCGCTTGAAGAATGTACAAAAAGGCTTGAGATCGATCACGAATTTCTTTTGAAATACAAAAAATTATTTGAAGAAGATAAACTTCCCAAAAGGGAAAGAAGGCATCTACTGATAAAACAACATAAGGTTTCTTTGGACATACAGAGATTGGAAAAAAAGAAGAAGGATTTAATTTTAAAAACTAAGTTTTCCGATTTTACGGTTTCCTTTCTTCCGATAAAACAAAAAGAATATTAGTAAAACTGAATTCTATAAACGAGGTTCGATTTTTAAATTCGACTGATTTGTGTTAAATTACTGATTATTCTCTTGTAAATGTTTTTGAGACAGTTCGTGAAACGCTTTTAGGCCTTTTAGATCTTCCATGTAAGAATCATTACCGTTTCGACTATCAAATTGAGATGCAAGTCTCGACGCTTCTTTACCGAACCAGGAATCCAGATCGATAACGGCGTAATTTCCGTTTTCTTTGTAGTCTGGAAATGTTTTCGGCATCCTGATTTTTATCGATTTTAGATTTGATAGTAGAATACGTTCCGTTAAAAATTTAGCGGCTTTATAAAACTGAAAACGATAATTTAGATCGGGCGCTCTGAAAGCGAATGCGAAATGTTTCTCTAATAGTTGAATCGCTTTGGCAATCTCTCCGGTGATTCCTAAAAATAAGAGATGTTCCGAGATTGTTCCGAGTAAGGCCGTAGAATTCGAAACTAGTCTATATCCTATCTTATGAAGTCGAGCAGCTTCTTCCGGTTGGTTGAGGCGAAGCAGGGGCAAAAGTAGAGTACCATACGTTAGATGCGGTACTTCTGCACAGCGCAATTTACCCGAAAGGATCGATTTGGCTTTTTCGAGTGCCACTTCGTCTTGACCCAAATGGACTGCGTAGAATACTTCCGAATTTTGTACACAAGCAGCACAATCCGCAAGGCGTCCCTTAGCAGTCGTTTGTTTGAGCAACTCGTGATATTTTTGGCTTTCTTCTATATTTCTCATGCTCATTGAAATACTACGTTTCAGCATTAAAACCGGATGTTTG
This genomic window contains:
- a CDS encoding DUF4349 domain-containing protein, whose protein sequence is MPTVTLIFVSIFFGSSLVASPTTNTDHTNLERRFYSHSIRIKIESAKVSTSREKIQNLVHHYKGFILKSTNSNLKFKIPFASQDHFLIELRNNELVEKTDETINDITDPLEECTKRLEIDHEFLLKYKKLFEEDKLPKRERRHLLIKQHKVSLDIQRLEKKKKDLILKTKFSDFTVSFLPIKQKEY